The genomic window TGAATATTTGGCTTCAAATTCTATTTTATTTAATTTTGTTATAGAATCAGCAATATCAGATAAGGTAATAATTGGGTAAACTAATGGAGGTATAATATTGTGTTGATATGCATTAATTTGTTCAACAATAGATAATAACTGAATTATTGTTCCACTTTGAATTGTCATCACAGAATTATATTTATTTGTTTTATAGTTTTTGTTTTTTGTTGCGTCTATATATTTTATATGCTTAAAATTATAATCCTGTGTTCCCTGTTTAAATGAAAGTGTTCAATTTGATTCTTGGTCTGATTTCTGATTATCTGATTTGTTAAAAATAGATTTTAGTACGTCCCAAGAACTCATTCATTGCCAGCTATTAAAATTGTTGCTTTCTAATTTGTTCAATGGTTGTTTATTTTTACCATCTTTAGAAAAAGAATTTTCCAGATAGTAGTTTTTCCCCATGTATTGGTCTTCAAAACTCAAATTTTCTTTATATGAATTGATATCCACAGGGTTATCATTATTATCTACTACAATACCTATATTATATTTTCTATCAGTTGGCATACCATTTTGATAAACTAATACTCGCTTATCGTTATTAACAACAACCATACTACCATTTCCGATATTTCCAATAGGGTCTCAAAATGAAAAAACACATAAAAAAGCATACAAGAAAGGTACACAAACAATAGATAGTAATTTTATAATTCTTCTAAAGCTACTTATATTTCGACTGGTAAACTCAGTGATATATGATCTTAATAATTTATTCATTTTCTCCCACGTATCTTTTTTATTTTAAACTATTTTGAATATTAATAGAGTAATTTCACTCATTTTTTCTTATAAATTTTTTTTAAAAAAAAATAGCAATTAAGCTATTTTTATAAATATTAATTAAGTTCTTTTTTCTTACTTGTCTTTTCAACAGTAAAAGCTGGCAATGATGTTTTTAAATTGTTAAGTTTTTCTCCAAATACTTGCTCATAAACTTGTTCATATTTTGAACAATAAACAATTTCAAGATCTTTTTTAACTTCTTCTGGTATTTCATCCAGATCCTTTTCATTTTTAGCAGGGACAAGAATTTTTTTAAGACCACTTCTGTGTGCAGAAATTGATTTTTCTCGTAATCCACCAATTGGAAATACTAATCCTCTCAATGTTATCTCACCAGTCATCCCTATTTCCTTAGGTACCTTTTTATTTGTAAGTGCAGAAATTATTGATGTTGTTATTGTAACACCAGCACTTGGACCATCTTTTGGAACAGCGCCCTCAGGAACATGAATATGAATATCATTTTCAAAAAATACTTCTTTTGGAATTCCGAATGCTTTGTGATTTGATTTGACGAAATCATATGCAATAGATGCAGATTCCTTCATAACATCTCCAAGTTTTCCGGTCATAATTAAACCACCTTTTCCTGGGAAATGATTACATTCGATTGGGAGAATGTCTCCACCAAATTGGGTATAAGCTAATCCAGTTACAACACCGACCTGTGCTTTTTCTTCTTGGTCAGTGTGCTCAAATACTCGTTTTTTTAAGTATTCATTAACAATTGCGATGGTTACTTTTAATTTTGTCATTTCACCATTTAACATTTTAACAATAAACTTACGAGCAATAGTTGATATTAGTCTTTCGAGTTGTCTTACACCCGCCTCGCGAGTATAATGTTTAATAATTTCCTCAATAGATTCTTTTGTAAATGTTAATTGAGTATTTGTTAAATTATAGTTATCAAAAACTTTTGGGATAAGGTAATCTTGCGCTATTTTTAGCTTTTCTATTTCTGTATAACTTGAAAGTTCTATAATTTCCATACGGTCATAAAGAGCTGCTGGTATTTGATCTGGGTAATTTGCTGTTGCAATAAACATTACACTACTCAAGTCATATTCTTCTTCTAAATAATGATCAGAAAATTTAGAGTTTTGTTCTGGGTCCAAGACCTCTAACATCGCACTAGCTGGATCCCCCTTGTAGTCTGATGCCATTTTGTCAACTTCATCAAGTAAGAACACAGGATCTGTAACTCCAGCTTTTTTCATACCCTGAATTATTCTTCCTGGTAATGATCCAATATATGTTTTTCTATGTCCACGAATTTCAGCTTCATCACGAACTCCACCAAGCGAAACCTTAACGAATTTTCTACCCATTGCTTCTGCAATTGCTTTACCTAAACTTGTCTTACCAACTCCAGGAGGACCCACTAGGGTTATTATTTGTCCCTTAATAGATTTGGTGTTCTTTTTAACTGCTAAATATTCGATAATTCTTTCTTTTACTTTTTCTAAACCATAATGATGTTTATCAAATATTTTTCTAGCATTTTCTAAATCTACTTCTTTTTCAGATGTTTCTCACCACGGTACTTGCATCAATCAATCAATATAAGTTCTAGTTACAACAGATTCACTCGAAGCTGCTGGAATACTTTCATATCTTTCAATTTCTTGTAAAACTCTTTTTTTAATGTTTTCTGGGAATGGTTCTGTTTCTAATCTTTGTTTATATTTCTTAATATCATCATTTTCAGAATCCATTTCGCCCAATTCTTCTTTGATCGCTTTCATTTTTTCTTTTAAATAAAATTCTCTTTGTGAATCATCAATTTTAGTTTTAATTTTTTTAGAAATTGTAGCATCAATAATAGCTGATTGTTTTTTTGTATTTAAAAATCCTTCAATTATATCTAGTCTTTTTAATGGATCTATTTCTTCTAAAGTTTTTTGTTTTGTTTCAATATCCATAAATGGCATTAAATGTGTAACTGTATCAACTAAGAATTGTGGGTCAATATCTTTTAATAAAGTACTTTCCAACTCTGAGGGGAATTCTTCTTGAGTCTTAATTAATCCCCTTATTCTCTTAACAGTTTCTTTAGCTAAATTTTTATCATCCTCTGGTTTAAAATCAATTTCTTCATATTTAGCTCAGTAAAGGTTTTCCAAAAAAATTGCTGATAGCTTAACTCTTTTTAATGATTCTAACTCAATTGTAAGAGTTCCATCGCTTCATTCCTTGTTAATTTTAATTTTTGCTAATACTCCAAAATTATAGATTTCATCTATTTTTGGTTCATCATCAATAGGTTTTTTTTGACTTGTTATTAATGCTAAACCTTCATATTTTTCTTGTGAAGATTTTATCGCATTTCTTGATACTTCTCTACCGATTTCAAGAGTTTGTTTAAATTTTGGAAATATATAACTTCCCCTTGTAACTAATAATGGTAGTTTATTTTTTTTTGCAGCCATATACGTTTCCTCCTTGTATATTCATATAATACCATAATTTTAGCACTTTCAATAGTTAATTGCTAATTTTTTATGAAAATTAACCATTTTTTTCATATAAATAGTTAATAATCTCCTCTTTTAGCAGTTCTTCTTTAACAATTTCATCATTTATTAGTTTATTTCGAATATCTTCTGCCTTCATTCCAAAATTCTTTGCCAATTCTTCAAATTTAATAGTTATTTTTTTCTCATCTATTTCAAATTTTTCATTGTTTCTTACAGCATCCGTTACTAAATAACTCTCTAGTCTTTCTTTAGCATCATCAAATAATTCATCTTTTATTTGTTGTTCTGTCAAACCAGTTTGCTTTTTATAATCAGCGATAGTCATTCTCTTGGCTGCTAAATTTTGTTCAAACTCTTGGTACAATTTATTTACCTGATCTAAAATTGCAGATTTGGGAATAATTAATTCTGAGTTTTTTGCAATTTCCTTAATTACTTTAGATACAAATAGTTTTTTATTATTTTCTTCTTTCTGTGCAATAATTCTATTAGATAATTCAGCCTTTAATTCATCTACAGTTTTTATATCATCTATATTTAAATCTGCAACAAATTCATTATCCACTTTTGGTAATTTTCTTTCTTTAATTGAGTTTATCTTCAATTTAAATTCAGCAGTTTTTTCAGATAATTCTGGCGTATAATCTTTTGGAAAGGTTACCGTTATTGTTTGCATTCCTTTTTTCAAGCCAATCATAGAATCCTCAAATCCTGGCACCATTTGTTTTTTTCCAATTATAACATTAAAGTTTGAGGCTTTTCCACCTTTAAAAGGGACACCATCAATAAATCCTTCATAGTCAAATATAACAGCATCACCTTTTGCTATTTTTTCATCTTCTTCTTTTTCTTTTTCCATAGCAAAACGATCACGATATGCCTCAATACTTGCCTTTAAATCTTCATCTAAAACTACTGCTTTTTCTTTTTTAAGACCGTCTAATTTAATACCTTGATAAGTTCCAATTTTAATTTGTGGTTTTAAATCAAAACTAAATTGTACCTTACACAATTTTTCGTCCAATTCTTTTATTGCGGGATTTGGAGAACTAAATGGTTCGATGTCTTTCTTATTATCAAGCGCAAATTTTCATGCAGGTTCTACAATTATTCTAGCCGCTTCTTTTAGCACCTTTGGCATTGTAATATATTGTTCAATTTTGTTTTTAGGAGCTTTACCTTTTCTAAAACCAGGGACAACAACATTATTTGCAAGTCTATTTTTAGCTTTTGATAAACTCGCTTGTCATTCTTCACTTTCAATAGTTACTATAATAATACCTTCACCGTTTTCCGCTAACTTTTTTTCTTCTAAATTCATTTTTTCTCCTTTATAAACATACTTTCTATATTATAACAAGATATTTTTTTATTTTAAATGTAAATATACATTTAAATTTAAAAAAACATTTAAATTGTTGGTAATGAAAATTAATTAATAACTAAGCTAATTTTTGTACGAAAATAGTAAAATCACCTATTGGTGATTTTAATTATTAAAGGTTCTTCTTAAATTTCATTGCAATTTCTTCAATTTTGGCCTTATTTTTTTCTTCTTTAAGCAATTCTTGTTCACTTTGTTCTTTTGTTTCTAAAAAACGTGTTTTTTTAGAAATAGAGATTGACCCATCAAAGTCATCCTCATTTTCATTATATTTCAAGAACTGAGCTTTTGATTTTTGTTCAATACTTTTTATAAGTTCCATTTCACGATGGATTTGTGATTCAATTGATGCCAAATCCATTCTGTATTGGGCT from Spiroplasma endosymbiont of Aspidapion aeneum includes these protein-coding regions:
- the tig gene encoding trigger factor encodes the protein MNLEEKKLAENGEGIIIVTIESEEWQASLSKAKNRLANNVVVPGFRKGKAPKNKIEQYITMPKVLKEAARIIVEPAWKFALDNKKDIEPFSSPNPAIKELDEKLCKVQFSFDLKPQIKIGTYQGIKLDGLKKEKAVVLDEDLKASIEAYRDRFAMEKEKEEDEKIAKGDAVIFDYEGFIDGVPFKGGKASNFNVIIGKKQMVPGFEDSMIGLKKGMQTITVTFPKDYTPELSEKTAEFKLKINSIKERKLPKVDNEFVADLNIDDIKTVDELKAELSNRIIAQKEENNKKLFVSKVIKEIAKNSELIIPKSAILDQVNKLYQEFEQNLAAKRMTIADYKKQTGLTEQQIKDELFDDAKERLESYLVTDAVRNNEKFEIDEKKITIKFEELAKNFGMKAEDIRNKLINDEIVKEELLKEEIINYLYEKNG
- the lon gene encoding endopeptidase La; its protein translation is MAAKKNKLPLLVTRGSYIFPKFKQTLEIGREVSRNAIKSSQEKYEGLALITSQKKPIDDEPKIDEIYNFGVLAKIKINKEWSDGTLTIELESLKRVKLSAIFLENLYWAKYEEIDFKPEDDKNLAKETVKRIRGLIKTQEEFPSELESTLLKDIDPQFLVDTVTHLMPFMDIETKQKTLEEIDPLKRLDIIEGFLNTKKQSAIIDATISKKIKTKIDDSQREFYLKEKMKAIKEELGEMDSENDDIKKYKQRLETEPFPENIKKRVLQEIERYESIPAASSESVVTRTYIDWLMQVPWWETSEKEVDLENARKIFDKHHYGLEKVKERIIEYLAVKKNTKSIKGQIITLVGPPGVGKTSLGKAIAEAMGRKFVKVSLGGVRDEAEIRGHRKTYIGSLPGRIIQGMKKAGVTDPVFLLDEVDKMASDYKGDPASAMLEVLDPEQNSKFSDHYLEEEYDLSSVMFIATANYPDQIPAALYDRMEIIELSSYTEIEKLKIAQDYLIPKVFDNYNLTNTQLTFTKESIEEIIKHYTREAGVRQLERLISTIARKFIVKMLNGEMTKLKVTIAIVNEYLKKRVFEHTDQEEKAQVGVVTGLAYTQFGGDILPIECNHFPGKGGLIMTGKLGDVMKESASIAYDFVKSNHKAFGIPKEVFFENDIHIHVPEGAVPKDGPSAGVTITTSIISALTNKKVPKEIGMTGEITLRGLVFPIGGLREKSISAHRSGLKKILVPAKNEKDLDEIPEEVKKDLEIVYCSKYEQVYEQVFGEKLNNLKTSLPAFTVEKTSKKKELN